One Cryptomeria japonica chromosome 9, Sugi_1.0, whole genome shotgun sequence genomic window carries:
- the LOC131079698 gene encoding B3 domain-containing protein LOC_Os12g40080: MESDGHACRTCSISCVARHPSSLFNSNGLSFFKVMTGDFTSFLEIPWKFADRMQNGLCRDALLIGLNGRLWPTKICVNNGLANFRNGWESFVSDNCLNGGDIVVFRHVTHTDFVVQIFRANGYEKQCAKLEIPSGVCNNGGKSFACLEIIHTEEENNEATRIITAREEKDTELELACNLAAVKNLAEPALVPEMEHKVSRLQSPCSAKKSKLIKVQKTQNTLCTARKSKLKNVQATQNEISSKSFVAEVMNLVRTENPKFGKFMAESSVKDRCRLSIPRNFGRQWLQKQHDVVLNSHELSNTWVANIQSQSHFYGLSSGWRDFVEAHNLKENDACVFELVDKKHSIFKVHVFKCKEFQRQKLLKM, translated from the exons ATGGAGAGTGATGGGCATGCATGCAGAACATGCTCTATTAGCTGTGTAGCTCGCCACCCTTCTTCGCTTTTCAACTCGAATGGGTTATCTTTTTTTAAGGTTATGACGGGCGATTTTACTTCTTTTTTG GAAATCCCATGGAAGTTTGCAGACAGAATGCAGAATGGGCTCTGTAGAGATGCCCTTCTCATCGGACTAAATGGCCGCTTGTGGCCGACAAAAATTTGTGTAAACAATGGTCTTGCAAATTTCAGAAATGGGTGGGAAAGTTTTGTTTCTGATAACTGTCTGAATGGTGGAGATATTGTTGTTTTCAGACATGTCACTCATACTGATTTTGTCGTGCAAATTTTTAGAGCCAATGGCTATGAAAAACAGTGTGCTAAATTGGAAATTCCTTCGGGGGTTTGCAATAATGGGGGGAAATCATTTGCTTGTCTCGAAATTATTCATACTGAGGAGGAGAATAATGAGGCCACTAGGATTATAACTGCCAGAGAGGAAAAAGACACAGAGCTAGAGCTGGCATGCAATCTTGCAGCGGTGAAAAATCTGGCAGAGCCCG CTCTTGTACCTGAAATGGAACACAAAGTTTCTCGGTTACAGTCCCCTTGCTCAGCAAAGAAAAGTAAGCTGATTAAAGTTCAGAAAACACAAAATACCTTATGCACGGCAAGAAAAAGTAAGCTGAAGAATGTTCAAGCAACACAAAATGAAATTAGCTCCAAAAGTTTTGTTGCAGAGGTTATGAATCTGGTCAGAACAGAAAATCCGAAGTTTGGGAAGTTCATGGCAGAAAGTTCAGTTAAGGATAGATGCAGACTT AGCATCCCAAGAAATTTTGGTAGACAGTGGTTACAGAAACAACATGATGTAGTACTGAATAGCCATGAACTTTCTAACACATGGGTGGCGAATATACAATCCCAGTCTCACTTTTATGGGTTATCATCAGGATGGCGAGATTTCGTTGAGGCACATAATCTGAAGGAAAATGATGCTTGTGTTTTTGAGTTGGTAGACAAGAAGCATAGCATTTTCAAGGTGCATGTATTTAAGTGTAAGGAATTCCAAAGGCAAAAGTTGCTGAAAATGTGA